From Caminibacter mediatlanticus TB-2, the proteins below share one genomic window:
- the ilvD gene encoding dihydroxy-acid dehydratase gives MRSDEVKKGWHRAPHRSLFRATGLKDEDFDKPFIGVANSFIEIIPGHFFLNKYAEIIKDEIRKNGCVPFEFNTIGVDDGIAMGHDGMLYSLPSREIIANSIETVMNAHKLDAMIAIPNCDKITPGMVMGALRVNVPTIFVTGGPMKAGHMPDGTPVDLATVFEGVGKFEKGEIDENTLYNLECAACPGGGSCSGMFTANSMNTLIEAMGIALKGNGTILALTPEREELLRIAARRICKIAKDEKLTEQYRIKNIINEKAIHNAFVVDMAMGGSSNTVLHMMAIAKEAGVDFDLHKLNEIARHTSHIAKISPSLQTIHMEDIHRAGGMSAVMKEISKRSDTILYLDNPVIEGGTLKDRIKDAEVKDYRVIHPVEKPYSEVGGLAILFGNLAEEGCVIKTAGITGERKFRGKAVCFNSQQEAIEGITSGKVKEGDVVVIRYEGPKGGPGMQEMLAPTSLIMGMGLGDKVALITDGRFSGATRGLSIGHVSPEAAEGGMIGLLKDGDIIEIDVDNFSINVDLSDEEIEKRKKEFTPIKKEVPGRWLKQYRMLVTNASNGAILKAD, from the coding sequence ATGAGAAGTGATGAAGTAAAAAAAGGATGGCATAGAGCTCCACATAGAAGTTTATTTAGAGCAACAGGGCTTAAAGATGAGGATTTTGATAAGCCATTTATTGGAGTTGCAAATTCTTTTATTGAGATTATTCCTGGGCACTTTTTCTTAAATAAATATGCTGAAATTATAAAAGATGAAATTAGAAAAAATGGATGCGTACCGTTTGAATTTAACACAATTGGTGTTGATGATGGTATTGCAATGGGACATGATGGTATGCTTTATTCTCTTCCAAGTAGAGAAATTATTGCAAATTCAATTGAAACTGTTATGAATGCACATAAACTTGATGCAATGATAGCTATTCCAAACTGCGATAAAATAACTCCTGGTATGGTAATGGGTGCTCTTAGAGTAAATGTCCCAACTATTTTTGTAACTGGTGGTCCTATGAAGGCTGGACACATGCCTGATGGCACTCCTGTTGATTTAGCTACTGTATTTGAAGGAGTTGGTAAATTTGAAAAAGGTGAAATTGACGAAAATACTTTATATAATTTAGAGTGTGCAGCGTGTCCTGGTGGTGGTAGTTGTAGTGGAATGTTTACTGCAAATTCTATGAATACATTAATTGAAGCAATGGGAATTGCACTAAAAGGAAATGGAACAATTTTAGCTCTAACTCCTGAGAGAGAAGAGTTACTTAGAATTGCTGCAAGAAGAATTTGTAAAATAGCAAAAGATGAAAAATTAACTGAACAATATAGAATTAAAAATATAATTAATGAAAAAGCAATTCATAATGCATTTGTTGTAGATATGGCAATGGGAGGAAGTAGTAATACAGTACTACATATGATGGCAATTGCAAAAGAAGCAGGAGTTGATTTTGATTTACATAAATTAAATGAAATTGCTCGTCACACATCTCATATTGCAAAAATATCTCCATCACTTCAAACAATCCATATGGAAGATATTCATAGAGCTGGTGGAATGAGTGCAGTTATGAAAGAGATATCTAAAAGAAGTGACACTATTTTATATCTTGATAATCCTGTAATTGAAGGTGGGACTTTAAAAGATAGAATAAAAGATGCTGAGGTTAAAGATTATAGAGTAATACATCCAGTAGAAAAACCATATAGCGAAGTTGGAGGACTTGCGATTTTATTTGGTAATTTAGCTGAGGAAGGTTGTGTTATTAAAACTGCTGGAATTACAGGTGAGAGAAAGTTTAGAGGAAAAGCAGTATGTTTTAACTCTCAACAAGAAGCAATTGAAGGAATTACATCTGGTAAAGTAAAAGAAGGAGATGTTGTCGTTATTAGATATGAAGGTCCTAAAGGTGGACCAGGAATGCAAGAGATGCTAGCCCCAACAAGCTTAATTATGGGAATGGGTCTTGGAGATAAAGTTGCTTTAATTACTGATGGTAGATTTAGTGGAGCAACAAGAGGACTAAGCATCGGTCACGTAAGCCCAGAAGCAGCTGAGGGTGGAATGATAGGACTTTTAAAAGATGGAGATATAATTGAAATTGATGTTGATAATTTTTCAATTAATGTAGATTTAAGTGATGAAGAGATTGAAAAAAGAAAAAAAGAATTTACACCAATCAAAAAAGAAGTACCTGGTAGATGGCTAAAACAATATAGAATGCTTGTTACTAATGCAAGCAATGGTGCTATATTAAAAGCTGATTAA
- a CDS encoding agmatine deiminase family protein, whose translation MNYLIPEWEKQEFIQLVFPHKNTDWACYLNEAIDTFTKIAYAIAEHEKVLICYEDKNTISHLKHKNFLFKKVKTNDTWARDFGAISVKIDNEVKLLDFKFNGWGLKYPANYDNTISRKIFNIYKSYNFVLEGGSIDTNGKTLLTTSKCLLEENRNYPMSKKEIEEFLKRELFVKDIIWLNHGFLEGDDTDSHIDTLARFVNKDTIVYCKCFDKNDIHYNELQKMEKELKKTKFNQIPLPLPTPKIFDNERLPATYVNFLIINNAVIVPTYNDKYDEIALNTFREIFKDREIIGIDASILIRQHGSIHCITKEYFTNIN comes from the coding sequence ATGAACTATTTAATACCTGAGTGGGAAAAGCAAGAGTTTATTCAACTTGTTTTTCCTCATAAAAATACTGATTGGGCTTGTTATTTAAACGAGGCAATTGATACATTTACTAAAATAGCTTATGCAATAGCCGAGCATGAAAAAGTTTTAATATGTTACGAAGATAAAAATACAATTTCTCATTTAAAACACAAAAACTTTTTATTTAAAAAAGTAAAAACTAATGATACTTGGGCAAGAGATTTTGGAGCAATTAGTGTTAAAATAGATAATGAAGTTAAATTACTGGATTTTAAATTTAATGGATGGGGCTTAAAATATCCTGCAAATTATGATAATACTATTTCAAGAAAAATTTTTAATATTTATAAAAGCTATAATTTTGTGCTTGAAGGTGGAAGTATAGATACAAATGGAAAAACTTTACTAACTACTTCAAAGTGTCTTTTAGAAGAAAATAGAAACTATCCAATGAGTAAAAAAGAAATTGAAGAGTTTTTAAAAAGAGAGTTATTTGTTAAAGACATTATTTGGTTAAATCACGGCTTTTTAGAAGGAGATGATACAGACTCTCACATAGATACGCTTGCAAGATTTGTAAATAAAGATACTATTGTTTATTGCAAATGCTTTGATAAAAATGATATTCACTATAATGAGCTTCAAAAAATGGAAAAAGAGCTTAAAAAAACAAAATTTAACCAAATTCCTCTTCCTCTTCCTACTCCAAAAATATTTGATAATGAAAGGCTCCCTGCTACCTATGTAAATTTTTTGATTATAAATAATGCAGTAATAGTGCCTACTTATAACGATAAATATGATGAAATAGCACTAAATACATTTAGAGAAATTTTTAAAGATAGAGAAATTATAGGAATTGATGCAAGTATATTAATTAGACAACACGGAAGTATTCATTGTATTACAAAAGAATATTTTACAAATATTAATTAG
- a CDS encoding sensor domain-containing protein produces MKYNCEKILQNIAASIYELKYNYAKKEIEDINFLQFAGYTKFDPLSYSPYLIKKNLIDYEKIIKKLDNLLFKAYDEIEFKFLDLDEKIKFFKAKVTLIDKDDKNLYCIGINEEISKEKENEIIVRRLKESQHIGILIFKNNILYMNDFLKKKLDVKEFENLKMSDLIKNISKKEIESIIQKRIQGKDFFNYRENIEIIYNNKKYIFNAYTNTIIYNGEYVGISLLVDTTNITKRRKLSSIINSIFEKFLNDFNNREFLKEVVKIIKLTYKVFLKYKNYEFGEKIEIEPKKKYSIEIKNNTLYIPLFYAGYLIIQSEFENEFDEKLYDEYEKLKNVIEQGIYKIKQNIALKVLSQAIERSYQWVLITDSKANILYANDVVEQISGLKKEKFIGKKPFEIFSANGNKEFYKNIWNKIQKKEIVEDIFIEKNKNGEFYYLKLKIIPIEVDDEVYYVALGLDITNQKKLQESLFIDELTGLYNRKGFILNAKKRIKKENKYVLMLIDIKNFKAINQVNGNIYGDLKLKQLSEFLRAFFYEEDLIGRIGGDEFAVLIEINDLADISNIIKKFVKKIKLIENLDINIGISFYPRDAESVDELIEKASIALDFAKKAGENNFEVYNQDIKTQIEEFMNAKQLIKEALEKDEFIYFFQPYYSIIEDKIVGAEALIRIIKKNKIITPNFFIDYAEKSGVIVNIEEKMFKKINNFYRELQIPLSFNVSAVSFKNKEQLKKIFERVDVPITIELTEREVANNIKYTKEVFEFFKSKNFKIAIDDFGTGYSTFTYIKELNLDIVKIDMQFIKNIEHSSKDYALVKTIIILAKEFDLKVVAEGVENKKQLQILRDLGCDYIQGYLISKPLPLQEMKLFIKEFSGLH; encoded by the coding sequence ATGAAGTACAATTGTGAAAAAATACTCCAAAATATTGCTGCAAGTATTTATGAATTAAAATATAATTATGCTAAAAAGGAAATTGAAGATATTAATTTTTTACAATTTGCTGGTTATACAAAGTTTGACCCTCTTAGTTATTCTCCTTATTTAATTAAAAAAAATTTAATTGATTACGAGAAAATAATTAAAAAATTAGATAATTTATTATTTAAAGCATATGATGAGATAGAATTTAAATTTTTGGATTTAGATGAAAAAATTAAATTTTTTAAAGCAAAAGTAACTTTAATAGACAAAGATGATAAAAATTTATATTGTATTGGTATAAATGAAGAGATTAGTAAAGAAAAAGAGAATGAAATTATTGTTAGAAGATTAAAAGAATCACAACATATTGGGATATTGATATTTAAAAATAATATTTTATATATGAATGATTTTTTAAAAAAGAAACTTGATGTAAAAGAGTTTGAAAATTTAAAAATGTCAGATTTAATTAAAAATATTTCAAAAAAGGAAATAGAAAGTATTATTCAAAAAAGAATTCAAGGAAAAGATTTTTTTAATTATAGAGAAAATATTGAGATTATTTATAATAATAAAAAATATATTTTTAATGCTTACACAAATACGATAATTTATAATGGCGAATATGTAGGTATTAGCTTATTAGTTGATACTACTAATATTACAAAAAGAAGAAAATTATCTTCGATAATAAACTCTATTTTTGAAAAATTTTTGAATGATTTTAATAATAGAGAGTTTTTAAAGGAAGTAGTAAAAATTATAAAGTTAACTTATAAAGTGTTTTTAAAATATAAAAATTATGAGTTTGGAGAAAAAATTGAAATAGAACCTAAGAAAAAATATAGTATTGAAATAAAAAATAATACTTTATATATTCCTCTTTTTTATGCAGGATATTTAATCATTCAAAGTGAATTTGAAAATGAATTTGATGAAAAATTGTATGATGAATATGAAAAACTAAAAAATGTTATAGAACAAGGTATTTATAAAATAAAACAAAATATAGCTTTAAAAGTTTTATCACAAGCAATTGAAAGAAGCTATCAGTGGGTTTTAATAACAGATAGTAAAGCTAATATTTTGTATGCTAATGATGTAGTTGAACAAATTAGTGGATTAAAAAAAGAGAAATTTATCGGTAAAAAACCTTTTGAGATTTTTAGTGCGAACGGAAATAAAGAGTTTTATAAAAATATTTGGAATAAAATTCAAAAAAAAGAAATTGTTGAGGATATTTTTATAGAGAAAAATAAAAATGGAGAATTTTATTATTTAAAATTGAAGATTATTCCTATTGAGGTTGATGATGAGGTTTATTATGTTGCTCTTGGATTGGATATTACAAATCAAAAAAAATTGCAAGAATCATTATTTATTGATGAATTAACAGGGTTATATAATAGAAAAGGGTTTATTTTAAATGCAAAGAAAAGGATAAAAAAAGAAAATAAATATGTATTAATGTTAATTGATATAAAAAATTTTAAGGCTATTAATCAAGTCAATGGAAATATTTATGGCGATTTAAAATTAAAACAACTTAGTGAGTTTTTAAGAGCTTTTTTTTACGAAGAGGATTTGATAGGAAGAATTGGAGGAGATGAATTTGCTGTACTTATAGAAATTAATGATTTAGCAGATATTAGTAATATTATTAAAAAATTTGTTAAAAAAATTAAACTTATAGAAAATTTAGATATTAACATTGGTATTTCTTTTTATCCAAGAGATGCTGAGAGTGTAGATGAATTAATTGAAAAAGCATCAATTGCTCTTGATTTTGCAAAAAAGGCAGGTGAGAATAATTTTGAAGTATATAATCAAGATATTAAAACTCAAATTGAGGAGTTTATGAATGCAAAACAATTAATAAAAGAAGCATTAGAAAAAGATGAATTTATATATTTTTTTCAACCTTATTATTCTATTATTGAAGATAAGATAGTAGGAGCAGAAGCACTTATTAGAATTATTAAAAAGAATAAGATTATTACACCAAATTTTTTTATTGATTATGCAGAAAAAAGTGGAGTTATTGTAAATATAGAAGAGAAAATGTTTAAAAAAATTAATAATTTTTATAGAGAACTTCAAATTCCTCTCTCTTTTAATGTATCTGCTGTTTCATTTAAGAATAAAGAACAATTAAAAAAGATTTTTGAAAGAGTAGATGTTCCAATTACTATTGAATTAACTGAAAGAGAAGTTGCAAATAATATTAAATATACAAAAGAGGTATTTGAATTTTTTAAATCTAAAAATTTTAAAATTGCAATTGATGATTTTGGTACAGGATACTCAACTTTTACATATATAAAAGAGCTGAATTTAGATATAGTTAAAATTGATATGCAGTTTATTAAGAATATCGAACACTCTTCAAAAGATTATGCATTGGTTAAAACAATAATTATTTTAGCAAAAGAATTTGATTTAAAGGTAGTAGCAGAAGGAGTAGAAAATAAAAAGCAACTTCAAATTTTGAGAGATTTAGGATGTGATTATATACAAGGATATCTTATTTCAAAACCTTTGCCCCTTCAAGAAATGAAACTATTTATAAAAGAGTTTAGTGGACTTCACTAA
- a CDS encoding DUF2905 domain-containing protein — MAKIFIFIGVIFIIIGILMYLFKDFPLFHLPGDIVIKKENFTFYFPITSSIIISIVLSAIFYIISKIFQ, encoded by the coding sequence GTGGCTAAAATATTTATTTTTATAGGAGTAATTTTTATAATTATTGGCATTTTGATGTACCTTTTTAAGGATTTTCCTTTGTTTCATTTACCAGGAGATATTGTTATAAAAAAAGAAAATTTTACATTTTATTTTCCTATAACATCTTCAATTATTATTAGCATAGTTTTAAGTGCTATTTTTTATATCATATCAAAGATTTTTCAATGA
- the leuC gene encoding 3-isopropylmalate dehydratase large subunit, translated as MGMTITEKIFADHIGREVKPGEIIMCDVDMTIGNDITTPISIKAFRESGAKKLAKPDNFAIVLDHFIPPKDIASANQAKINREFAYEHNLKNFFDEKDMGIEHRLLPEKGLVIPGDVIIGADSHTCTHGALGAFSTGMGSTDIAFSMITGKSWFKVPENIKVIFTGKRGEHVYGKDLILELIRRIGVDGALYKALEFTGDTIENLPMDDRMSLCNMAIEAGAKNGIIAYDKITESFLEEVKKHNPLRSTPKIHYSDPDAKYEKTIEIDVDNLEPMVAYPYLPSNGKPISEAVKDDIEIHQVYIGSCTNGTLSDLRTAANILKGKRVHKRVRLIVTPATQRIYKQAEHEGIIDTLIDAGAVIANPTCGACLGGYMGILGDGERCVATTNRNFRGRMGSRSSEIYLSNSAVAAASAIAGKIADPREI; from the coding sequence ATGGGAATGACTATTACTGAGAAAATTTTTGCAGACCATATAGGAAGAGAAGTAAAGCCAGGTGAGATTATTATGTGTGATGTTGATATGACCATTGGAAATGATATTACAACTCCAATTTCAATTAAAGCATTTAGAGAAAGTGGAGCAAAAAAACTTGCAAAACCTGATAATTTTGCAATAGTACTTGACCATTTCATTCCTCCAAAAGATATAGCAAGTGCAAATCAAGCAAAAATCAATAGAGAATTTGCTTACGAGCATAACTTAAAAAACTTTTTTGATGAAAAAGATATGGGAATTGAACATAGACTTCTTCCAGAAAAAGGTCTTGTAATTCCAGGCGATGTAATAATTGGAGCTGATAGCCACACTTGTACTCACGGAGCGCTTGGAGCATTTTCAACAGGTATGGGAAGCACTGATATTGCATTTTCTATGATTACAGGGAAAAGCTGGTTTAAAGTACCTGAGAATATAAAAGTAATATTTACAGGAAAAAGAGGTGAGCATGTATATGGAAAAGATTTGATACTTGAACTTATTAGAAGAATTGGAGTTGATGGGGCTTTATATAAAGCTCTTGAATTTACAGGTGATACAATAGAAAATCTTCCTATGGATGATAGAATGAGTTTATGTAATATGGCTATTGAAGCTGGGGCTAAAAATGGAATTATTGCATATGATAAAATAACTGAAAGTTTCTTAGAAGAAGTTAAAAAACACAATCCTCTAAGAAGCACTCCAAAAATTCACTACTCAGACCCTGATGCTAAATATGAAAAAACAATAGAAATTGATGTTGATAATCTTGAACCAATGGTAGCTTATCCTTATTTACCAAGCAATGGAAAACCAATAAGTGAAGCAGTAAAAGATGATATTGAGATTCATCAAGTATATATTGGAAGCTGTACAAATGGAACTCTAAGTGACCTTAGAACTGCTGCAAACATCCTAAAAGGCAAAAGAGTTCATAAAAGAGTAAGACTTATTGTAACTCCTGCAACTCAAAGAATTTACAAACAAGCAGAACACGAAGGAATTATTGATACTTTAATTGATGCAGGTGCTGTTATTGCAAATCCAACTTGTGGAGCTTGTCTCGGTGGATATATGGGAATTTTAGGTGATGGTGAGAGATGTGTAGCAACTACAAATAGAAATTTTAGAGGTAGAATGGGAAGTAGAAGTAGTGAAATTTATCTATCAAACTCAGCAGTAGCAGCAGCGAGTGCAATAGCTGGAAAAATTGCAGACCCAAGAGAGATATGA
- the amrA gene encoding AmmeMemoRadiSam system protein A, with product MQEFKILPKLARLSILEEFEGKKLINKDEWIREYPFLAENRATFVTLKLKDKPRGSNLRGCIGSILPYRPLIDDVVANAKAAAFEDPRFPPLTPEEFNRVKIEVSVLSVPEKVEYEDIDDLRKKIRPGVDGVILQLANHQATFLPSVWEELPAFELFFAHLCMKAGLPGDCLKYHPTIYRYQAIEVEED from the coding sequence ATGCAAGAATTTAAAATATTACCAAAACTTGCAAGATTATCTATTTTAGAAGAGTTTGAGGGTAAAAAACTTATTAATAAAGACGAATGGATAAGAGAATATCCTTTCTTAGCAGAAAATAGAGCAACTTTTGTAACCTTAAAATTAAAAGATAAACCAAGAGGTAGCAATCTTAGAGGATGTATAGGTAGTATTTTACCTTATAGGCCATTAATTGATGATGTTGTTGCAAATGCAAAAGCTGCTGCATTTGAAGACCCAAGATTTCCACCACTTACACCTGAGGAATTTAATAGAGTCAAAATTGAAGTAAGTGTTTTGAGCGTTCCTGAAAAAGTAGAATATGAAGACATAGATGATTTAAGAAAAAAAATAAGACCAGGTGTTGATGGAGTAATTTTACAACTTGCTAATCATCAAGCAACATTTTTACCAAGTGTATGGGAGGAATTACCAGCATTTGAGCTATTTTTTGCACATCTTTGTATGAAAGCTGGACTTCCAGGGGATTGTTTGAAATATCATCCGACTATATATAGATATCAAGCAATTGAGGTTGAAGAAGATTAA
- a CDS encoding GGDEF domain-containing protein, with the protein MLSQKWQKLLNTIDFAFQPIINIHNGDIYGVEALIRNYQKVNFSTINEIFDKAFIDGVLYQLDIALREKAINKFSKLPSNIILFYNLDNRIIFSKDFATEPTSKILQNHSLSQDNICFEISERETLNNPENISHLVHTYKNLNYKLAIDDFGTGIAGLKLLYYAEVDFLKIDRFFIQEIQKDSKKQLFLKNITNLAHLMGIKVIAEGIENKKEFELCKELNVDFIQGYLIQKPTLDIKEIKKNYNISFSNNKSKNFYSKYIEKITPINKNATLYELLNIFKQNDLDFIPVIDENNYFIGIIFEEDLKELLYSPYGLYLAQNKERKISKYIKSFNSIEISWSIEKLLESYSYLDKSINGVIITQGGKYIGFLNNHHIINFAYQKNLELAKSQNPLTKLPGNPQIEKFISNALKGEKPYYLIYFDIDNFKAFNDKYGFRKGDRVITLFSDILQKNLNYAFIGHIGGDDFFVGIKNLTFEKTFEIIKYIQEKFKKDVYEFYDKEDKEKGYIIAKDRNGELKKFDFLTVSAIILEIKKESSKENFDYSISSLKKISKQIDFPICVSLL; encoded by the coding sequence TTGCTTTCCCAAAAATGGCAAAAACTCCTTAATACAATAGACTTTGCTTTTCAACCAATAATTAATATTCATAATGGTGATATATATGGAGTAGAAGCTCTAATTAGAAATTATCAAAAAGTAAACTTCTCTACCATAAACGAAATCTTCGATAAAGCATTTATTGATGGAGTTTTATATCAATTAGATATCGCTTTAAGAGAAAAAGCAATCAATAAATTTTCAAAGCTACCTTCTAATATTATACTATTTTATAATTTAGATAATAGAATTATTTTCTCAAAAGATTTTGCAACAGAACCTACCTCTAAAATACTACAAAATCACTCTTTATCACAAGATAATATATGTTTTGAAATTAGCGAAAGAGAAACATTAAATAACCCTGAAAACATATCACATCTTGTGCATACATACAAAAACTTAAACTATAAACTTGCAATAGATGATTTTGGTACAGGAATTGCTGGCTTGAAGCTTCTTTATTATGCAGAAGTAGACTTTCTAAAAATAGACAGATTTTTTATTCAAGAAATACAAAAAGATAGTAAAAAACAACTTTTTTTAAAAAATATTACTAACTTAGCTCATTTAATGGGAATAAAAGTAATAGCTGAGGGAATTGAAAACAAAAAAGAATTTGAATTATGTAAAGAACTAAATGTAGATTTTATTCAAGGATATCTAATACAAAAACCTACTCTTGATATAAAAGAGATTAAAAAAAATTATAATATTAGTTTCTCAAATAATAAATCCAAAAACTTCTATTCAAAATACATAGAAAAAATTACTCCTATTAATAAAAATGCTACATTATATGAACTTTTGAATATATTTAAACAAAACGATTTAGATTTTATTCCGGTAATTGATGAAAATAATTATTTTATTGGAATAATCTTTGAAGAAGATTTAAAAGAATTACTATACTCTCCATATGGACTATACTTGGCTCAAAACAAAGAAAGAAAAATTTCAAAATATATTAAATCTTTTAATAGTATTGAAATTTCATGGTCTATTGAAAAGTTACTTGAAAGTTACTCTTATTTAGATAAATCAATAAATGGAGTAATAATTACACAAGGAGGAAAATATATTGGATTTTTAAATAATCATCATATAATAAATTTCGCTTATCAAAAAAATTTAGAACTTGCTAAAAGCCAAAATCCTCTAACTAAACTACCTGGAAATCCTCAAATAGAAAAATTTATATCAAATGCATTAAAAGGAGAAAAACCTTATTATTTAATTTATTTTGACATAGATAACTTCAAAGCCTTTAATGATAAATATGGATTTAGAAAAGGTGATAGAGTTATAACGTTATTTTCTGATATTTTGCAGAAAAATTTAAATTATGCATTTATAGGACATATTGGTGGAGATGATTTTTTTGTAGGAATAAAAAATCTAACTTTTGAAAAAACATTTGAAATAATCAAATATATCCAAGAAAAATTTAAAAAAGATGTATATGAATTTTATGATAAAGAAGATAAAGAAAAAGGATATATTATTGCAAAAGATAGAAACGGCGAACTTAAAAAGTTTGATTTTTTAACAGTTTCAGCAATTATTTTAGAAATAAAAAAAGAAAGTTCGAAAGAAAATTTTGACTATTCTATCTCTTCTCTAAAAAAAATATCAAAACAAATAGATTTTCCCATTTGCGTTTCGTTACTTTAA
- the thpR gene encoding RNA 2',3'-cyclic phosphodiesterase gives MRLFIATPVTLPFYNLIKNDLSKYIEGKWVEGWNLHITHKFIGEDEPDKYKIDLKIPNEKIKVKGIGLFNNKVLYLKADSLNIKSINEQINNKFNLKKEDFRPHITLCRIKNIKDKKFYDEIKKWENKEYEVPFDVFLYKSILTKKGPIYEKIYQYKSSSS, from the coding sequence ATGAGACTATTTATTGCTACTCCTGTAACTTTGCCTTTTTATAATTTAATTAAAAATGACCTAAGTAAGTATATTGAAGGAAAATGGGTTGAAGGGTGGAATTTACATATTACTCATAAATTTATAGGAGAAGATGAACCTGATAAATATAAAATTGATTTAAAAATTCCAAATGAAAAAATAAAAGTTAAAGGGATAGGACTTTTTAATAATAAAGTTTTATATTTAAAAGCCGATAGTTTGAATATAAAAAGTATAAATGAGCAGATAAATAACAAATTTAATCTAAAAAAAGAAGATTTTAGACCTCATATTACATTATGTAGAATAAAGAATATAAAAGATAAAAAGTTTTATGATGAAATAAAAAAATGGGAAAATAAAGAGTATGAGGTGCCTTTTGATGTCTTTTTATATAAATCAATATTAACAAAAAAAGGTCCTATTTATGAAAAAATATACCAATATAAAAGCAGCAGCTCTTAG
- a CDS encoding EscU/YscU/HrcU family type III secretion system export apparatus switch protein: protein MKKYTNIKAAALRYKAYEDLAPKVIAKGKGEIAEKIIQKAKEFDIPLFQNEELVDSLLKIDNDTIPPELYKAVVEVFIWLYKMEEKIKLSDG, encoded by the coding sequence ATGAAAAAATATACCAATATAAAAGCAGCAGCTCTTAGATATAAAGCATATGAAGATTTAGCCCCAAAAGTTATTGCAAAAGGAAAAGGAGAAATTGCTGAGAAAATAATTCAAAAAGCAAAAGAATTTGATATTCCTCTTTTTCAAAATGAAGAGTTGGTTGATTCTTTACTAAAAATTGATAATGACACTATTCCCCCTGAACTTTATAAAGCAGTTGTAGAAGTGTTTATTTGGCTTTATAAAATGGAAGAAAAAATAAAATTAAGTGATGGATAA